In Penaeus chinensis breed Huanghai No. 1 chromosome 11, ASM1920278v2, whole genome shotgun sequence, a genomic segment contains:
- the LOC125030451 gene encoding craniofacial development protein 2-like — protein MGGDNRRNDGRDEKEDCTGEQRVRQGNVVKNRDRRSNGQRCVRVRNSDRVYIRGKRRLLDVLGGVMIKIPDTEVVWIPWDLNDHVGEGSLDTEVTGKYGVGARNEGGDRIVDFSIAKSMRVVNTYFQKNRATYASGGQNTQVDYILCRRKELQKVKDCYVLPKEAVAK, from the coding sequence ATGGGAGGGGACAACAGGAGGAATGAtggaagagatgaaaaggaggattGTACAGGTGAACAGAGAGTCCGACAGGGTAATGTGGTTAAAAATCGAGATAGGAGGAGCAACGGTCAAcgttgtgtgcgtgtacgcaaCTCAGATAGGGTGTAcataagaggaaaaagacgacTTCTGGATGTACTCGGGGGCGTGATGATAAAAATCCCGGATACGGAGGTTGTCTGGATCCCGTGGGACCTTAACGATCACGTTGGGGAAGGGAGCCTTGATACAGAAGTTACAGGAAAGTACGGAGTTGGAGCACggaatgaaggaggagacagAATTGTGGACTTTTCAATAGCAAAAAGCATGAGAGTAGTTAACACCTACTTCCAGAAAAATCGAGCAACCTATGCTAGCGGTGGACAAAACACACAAGTTGACTACATCTTGTGCAGGAGAAAGGAACTACAGAAAGTAAAGGACTGTTATGTCCTACCAAAAGAAGCCGTGGCCAAGTAG